A section of the Styela clava chromosome 9, kaStyClav1.hap1.2, whole genome shotgun sequence genome encodes:
- the LOC120339185 gene encoding 4-aminobutyrate aminotransferase, mitochondrial-like: MNLLRGIKRCGKMTYIISRQRSTVAASARPLTDNGKFDRPSIVTNEIPGPKTRALLERAAVVHNTGAINFFCDYEKSKGNYLVDADGNVLLDCYQQISSMPLGYNYPGFLDIYKDESSLVSVVNRAALGNFPPVNFTKDLETLLTVAPKGLTNVVTLACGSCSNENAYKALFMWYQRRQRGEEPLGSDQNIESCMMNKPPGSPNLSILSFSGAFHGRTLGCLSTTHSKWIHKIDIPAFDWPIADFPQLKYPLEEFKRENDAEEARCLAQVEELIERWRTKSPVAGLIIEPIQAEGGDRHASDDYFRKLRNIATKYDIGFICDEVQTGMAISGRFWAHDYWNLDKSPDIVTFAKKMITGGFFFSDEIKWKEGYRIFNTWMSDPSKFPILEHTLDVVKSEDLAARAAGVGEHLLSGLKDFERRYDFLSAARGRGTFCAIDAVDTNTRDSVVKTALSNGLLIGGCGEKTIRFRPSLIFSIQEADMALGILDDVMQKIAP; encoded by the coding sequence ATGAATCTCTTGCGTGGTATTAAAAGATGTGGAAAAATGACTTATATTATAAGTCGACAGCGTAGTACTGTCGCTGCGAGTGCCAGACCTTTAACAGACAATGGAAAGTTTGATAGGCCCTCAATAGTAACTAATGAAATTCCAGGGCCCAAGACGAGAGCACTTTTAGAGCGTGCCGCTGTGGTTCACAACACGGGAGCAATAAATTTTTTCTGCGATTATGAGAAAAGCAAAGGAAATTATCTTGTGGACGCCGATGGGAATGTACTTTTAGATTGCTATCAGCAAATTTCATCTATGCCTCTTGGATACAATTATCCGGGATTTTTGGACATTTACAAAGACGAGTCCAGTCTCGTATCTGTCGTAAACCGTGCAGCTCTTGGAAATTTTCCTCCTGTGAATTTTACAAAAGATTTAGAGACCTTGTTGACTGTTGCTCCGAAAGGTCTCACGAATGTTGTTACACTCGCATGTGGATCTTGTTCTAATGAGAATGCTTACAAAGCGCTTTTCATGTGGTACCAGCGTCGACAAAGAGGGGAAGAACCTCTGGGATCAGATCAGAATATTGAATCATGCATGATGAACAAGCCTCCCGGTTCTCCCAATCTTTCAATTCTGTCATTCAGTGGAGCATTTCACGGTCGAACATTAGGCTGTCTAAGTACGACACACAGTAAATGGATTCATAAAATTGACATCCCTGCGTTTGACTGGCCGATAGCTGACTTTCCGCAGTTAAAATATCCACTGGAAGAATTCAAACGAGAAAACGATGCCGAAGAAGCTCGCTGCTTAGCACAAGTTGAGGAACTTATTGAGCGGTGGAGAACCAAGTCTCCCGTGGCCGGATTGATTATTGAACCCATCCAAGCGGAAGGCGGCGACAGACATGCGTCTGATGATTATTTCCGCAAACTGAGAAATATTGCAACGAAATACGACATCGGTTTTATATGCGACGAAGTGCAAACAGGCATGGCGATTAGCGGACGCTTTTGGGCGCATGATTATTGGAATCTAGACAAGTCTCCCGATATTGTTACTTTCGCCAAAAAAATGATCACTGGTGGATTTTTTTTCTCCGATGAAATAAAATGGAAAGAGGGATATCGCATTTTTAACACTTGGATGAGCGATCcgagcaaatttccaattttagAGCACACTTTAGATGTTGTAAAATCCGAGGACCTCGCCGCAAGGGCAGCGGGAGTAGGAGAACACCTTTTATCTGGCTTGAAAGATTTTGAACGCCGATATGATTTTCTCAGTGCCGCCCGGGGCCGTGGAACTTTTTGTGCCATTGATGCAGTGGATACAAACACAAGAGACAGCGTTGTAAAAACGGCTCTCTCTAATGGTCTCTTGATAGGCGGCTGTGGAGAAAAGACGATCCGTTTCCGACCAAGCctcattttttcaattcaagAAGCCGATATGGCCCTTGGTATATTAGATGACGTGATGCAGAAGATAGCCCCTTGA
- the LOC120339859 gene encoding uncharacterized protein LOC120339859 isoform X3 has product MRFLKSDQRKLHKSEPRIIQIAENCLRNKNTEFHQVIQQDQNIYETKKYHRLIEKRRRDRINECIFQLKDLLPTDVINSTTRSMEKAVILELVLQYMKSLNRRKTQENKDLEILREQAFICGFRDCTEKMFKLIDDKFNDHQKQRIRKDLQEQISFNITESSLQIKSDSPPSVISLSSLSNSSTPDLLQCAENSDSSGSGSMPFIQNKTIHKGVKRKILPRRSIKVPIQPTSSISPQSSPPEKKAKDDLEVSQTNSSVSNQVPIYINMPVMMNPGMIQAPTVIDKHQQTSDVEKTSAKPTPVMIPSTSATMFSQINGGVKPMVQMAGCPLITHMGGNMASGVPMQFQNGTIVTQMGSLGAQSGMQLSNGSLVPQISGNGVQYPTFFMACGTQSQAIQQEQQQLRKQQTVPVNPMILQPTIMMPAGAQGNVICMPSFPVMQPFQTSTLVSVQSPADGKKS; this is encoded by the exons ATGAGATTTCTGAAGTCCGACCAACGAAAGCTACACAAGTCAG aacCTAGAATTATTCAGATAGCTGAAAATTGTCTTCGAAACAAGAACACTGAATTTCATCAGGTGATCCAGCAAGATCAG AATATATATGAGACTAAAAAGTATCACAGACTGATTGAGAAACGACGGAGAGACAGAATTAACGAATGTATTTTCCAGTTGAAGGATTTATTGCCTACAGATGTCATTAATTCA ACAACAAGGTCAATGGAAAAAGCAGTTATTTTAGAACTAGTACTACAATATATGAAATCATTAAACAGAAGAAAGACACAAGAAAACAAAGATCTTG AGATATTGAGAGAGCAAGCTTTCATTTGTGGATTTCGAGACTGCACTGAGAAAATGTTCAAATTGATTGATGATAAATTCAATGATCACCAGAAACAAAGGATTAGAAAAGATCTACAGGAACAAATCTCATTTAACATAACAGAATCTTCACTTCAAATTAAG TCTGACAGTCCTCCATCCGTTATATCCCTGAGCTCATTGTCAAACTCGTCAACGCCAGATCTTTTACA GTGTGCGGAAAATTCAGACTCTAGTGGGAGTGGAAGCATGCCATTTATTCAGAATAAAACAATACATAAAGGGGTGAAGAGGAAAATATTGCCTCGCAG GTCCATAAAGGTTCCCATTCAACCAACATCTTCTATTTCTCCTCAATCTTCACCACCAGAAAAGAAAGCTAAAGATGATCTTGAAGTTTCTCAGACAAACAGTAGTGTTTCAAATCAAGTACCTATATATATCAATATGCCAGTCATGATGAATCCAGGAATGATTCAAGCTCCAACTGTAATTGACAAACATCAACAAACTTCTGATGTAGAGAAGACTTCTGCCAAACCTACACCTGTTATGATACCCAGTACCTCAGCTACCATGTTCTCACAAATAAATGGTGGTGTAAAGCCGATGGTACAGATGGCTGGCTGTCCCTTGATCACACACATGGGTGGCAATATGGCAAGCGGTGTACCAATGCAGTTTCAAAATGGGACTATAGTTACCCAAATGGGAAGCCTTGGTGCACAAAGTGGTATGCAGTTATCCAATGGGTCATTGGTTCCTCAAATATCAGGTAACGGTGTCCAATATCCAACTTTTTTTATGGCGTGCGGAACTCAGTCACAGGCAATTCAACAAGAGCAGCAACAATTAAGAAAACAGCAAACTGTACCAGTCAATCCTATGATCTTACAGCCGACTATTATGATGCCTGCTGGTGCGCAGGGAAATGTAATATGCATGCCATCTTTTCCTGTTATGCAACCATTTCAAACTTCTACTCTCGTGTCTGTTCAGTCGCCCGCTGATGGTAAAAAGTCATAA
- the LOC120339859 gene encoding uncharacterized protein LOC120339859 isoform X5 yields the protein MLYQSQNIYETKKYHRLIEKRRRDRINECIFQLKDLLPTDVINSTTRSMEKAVILELVLQYMKSLNRRKTQENKDLEILREQAFICGFRDCTEKMFKLIDDKFNDHQKQRIRKDLQEQISFNITESSLQIKSDSPPSVISLSSLSNSSTPDLLQCAENSDSSGSGSMPFIQNKTIHKGVKRKILPRRSIKVPIQPTSSISPQSSPPEKKAKDDLEVSQTNSSVSNQVPIYINMPVMMNPGMIQAPTVIDKHQQTSDVEKTSAKPTPVMIPSTSATMFSQINGGVKPMVQMAGCPLITHMGGNMASGVPMQFQNGTIVTQMGSLGAQSGMQLSNGSLVPQISGNGVQYPTFFMACGTQSQAIQQEQQQLRKQQTVPVNPMILQPTIMMPAGAQGNVICMPSFPVMQPFQTSTLVSVQSPADGKKS from the exons ATGTTGTACCAAAGTCAG AATATATATGAGACTAAAAAGTATCACAGACTGATTGAGAAACGACGGAGAGACAGAATTAACGAATGTATTTTCCAGTTGAAGGATTTATTGCCTACAGATGTCATTAATTCA ACAACAAGGTCAATGGAAAAAGCAGTTATTTTAGAACTAGTACTACAATATATGAAATCATTAAACAGAAGAAAGACACAAGAAAACAAAGATCTTG AGATATTGAGAGAGCAAGCTTTCATTTGTGGATTTCGAGACTGCACTGAGAAAATGTTCAAATTGATTGATGATAAATTCAATGATCACCAGAAACAAAGGATTAGAAAAGATCTACAGGAACAAATCTCATTTAACATAACAGAATCTTCACTTCAAATTAAG TCTGACAGTCCTCCATCCGTTATATCCCTGAGCTCATTGTCAAACTCGTCAACGCCAGATCTTTTACA GTGTGCGGAAAATTCAGACTCTAGTGGGAGTGGAAGCATGCCATTTATTCAGAATAAAACAATACATAAAGGGGTGAAGAGGAAAATATTGCCTCGCAG GTCCATAAAGGTTCCCATTCAACCAACATCTTCTATTTCTCCTCAATCTTCACCACCAGAAAAGAAAGCTAAAGATGATCTTGAAGTTTCTCAGACAAACAGTAGTGTTTCAAATCAAGTACCTATATATATCAATATGCCAGTCATGATGAATCCAGGAATGATTCAAGCTCCAACTGTAATTGACAAACATCAACAAACTTCTGATGTAGAGAAGACTTCTGCCAAACCTACACCTGTTATGATACCCAGTACCTCAGCTACCATGTTCTCACAAATAAATGGTGGTGTAAAGCCGATGGTACAGATGGCTGGCTGTCCCTTGATCACACACATGGGTGGCAATATGGCAAGCGGTGTACCAATGCAGTTTCAAAATGGGACTATAGTTACCCAAATGGGAAGCCTTGGTGCACAAAGTGGTATGCAGTTATCCAATGGGTCATTGGTTCCTCAAATATCAGGTAACGGTGTCCAATATCCAACTTTTTTTATGGCGTGCGGAACTCAGTCACAGGCAATTCAACAAGAGCAGCAACAATTAAGAAAACAGCAAACTGTACCAGTCAATCCTATGATCTTACAGCCGACTATTATGATGCCTGCTGGTGCGCAGGGAAATGTAATATGCATGCCATCTTTTCCTGTTATGCAACCATTTCAAACTTCTACTCTCGTGTCTGTTCAGTCGCCCGCTGATGGTAAAAAGTCATAA
- the LOC120339859 gene encoding uncharacterized protein LOC120339859 isoform X2, with product MYEISEVRPTKATQVRSLSETDVVPKSEPRIIQIAENCLRNKNTEFHQNIYETKKYHRLIEKRRRDRINECIFQLKDLLPTDVINSTTRSMEKAVILELVLQYMKSLNRRKTQENKDLEILREQAFICGFRDCTEKMFKLIDDKFNDHQKQRIRKDLQEQISFNITESSLQIKSDSPPSVISLSSLSNSSTPDLLQCAENSDSSGSGSMPFIQNKTIHKGVKRKILPRRSIKVPIQPTSSISPQSSPPEKKAKDDLEVSQTNSSVSNQVPIYINMPVMMNPGMIQAPTVIDKHQQTSDVEKTSAKPTPVMIPSTSATMFSQINGGVKPMVQMAGCPLITHMGGNMASGVPMQFQNGTIVTQMGSLGAQSGMQLSNGSLVPQISGNGVQYPTFFMACGTQSQAIQQEQQQLRKQQTVPVNPMILQPTIMMPAGAQGNVICMPSFPVMQPFQTSTLVSVQSPADGKKS from the exons ATGTATGAGATTTCTGAAGTCCGACCAACGAAAGCTACACAAGTCAG gtCCTTAAGTGAAACTGATGTTGTACCAAAGTCAG aacCTAGAATTATTCAGATAGCTGAAAATTGTCTTCGAAACAAGAACACTGAATTTCATCAG AATATATATGAGACTAAAAAGTATCACAGACTGATTGAGAAACGACGGAGAGACAGAATTAACGAATGTATTTTCCAGTTGAAGGATTTATTGCCTACAGATGTCATTAATTCA ACAACAAGGTCAATGGAAAAAGCAGTTATTTTAGAACTAGTACTACAATATATGAAATCATTAAACAGAAGAAAGACACAAGAAAACAAAGATCTTG AGATATTGAGAGAGCAAGCTTTCATTTGTGGATTTCGAGACTGCACTGAGAAAATGTTCAAATTGATTGATGATAAATTCAATGATCACCAGAAACAAAGGATTAGAAAAGATCTACAGGAACAAATCTCATTTAACATAACAGAATCTTCACTTCAAATTAAG TCTGACAGTCCTCCATCCGTTATATCCCTGAGCTCATTGTCAAACTCGTCAACGCCAGATCTTTTACA GTGTGCGGAAAATTCAGACTCTAGTGGGAGTGGAAGCATGCCATTTATTCAGAATAAAACAATACATAAAGGGGTGAAGAGGAAAATATTGCCTCGCAG GTCCATAAAGGTTCCCATTCAACCAACATCTTCTATTTCTCCTCAATCTTCACCACCAGAAAAGAAAGCTAAAGATGATCTTGAAGTTTCTCAGACAAACAGTAGTGTTTCAAATCAAGTACCTATATATATCAATATGCCAGTCATGATGAATCCAGGAATGATTCAAGCTCCAACTGTAATTGACAAACATCAACAAACTTCTGATGTAGAGAAGACTTCTGCCAAACCTACACCTGTTATGATACCCAGTACCTCAGCTACCATGTTCTCACAAATAAATGGTGGTGTAAAGCCGATGGTACAGATGGCTGGCTGTCCCTTGATCACACACATGGGTGGCAATATGGCAAGCGGTGTACCAATGCAGTTTCAAAATGGGACTATAGTTACCCAAATGGGAAGCCTTGGTGCACAAAGTGGTATGCAGTTATCCAATGGGTCATTGGTTCCTCAAATATCAGGTAACGGTGTCCAATATCCAACTTTTTTTATGGCGTGCGGAACTCAGTCACAGGCAATTCAACAAGAGCAGCAACAATTAAGAAAACAGCAAACTGTACCAGTCAATCCTATGATCTTACAGCCGACTATTATGATGCCTGCTGGTGCGCAGGGAAATGTAATATGCATGCCATCTTTTCCTGTTATGCAACCATTTCAAACTTCTACTCTCGTGTCTGTTCAGTCGCCCGCTGATGGTAAAAAGTCATAA
- the LOC120339859 gene encoding uncharacterized protein LOC120339859 isoform X1 has product MYEISEVRPTKATQVRSLSETDVVPKSEPRIIQIAENCLRNKNTEFHQVIQQDQNIYETKKYHRLIEKRRRDRINECIFQLKDLLPTDVINSTTRSMEKAVILELVLQYMKSLNRRKTQENKDLEILREQAFICGFRDCTEKMFKLIDDKFNDHQKQRIRKDLQEQISFNITESSLQIKSDSPPSVISLSSLSNSSTPDLLQCAENSDSSGSGSMPFIQNKTIHKGVKRKILPRRSIKVPIQPTSSISPQSSPPEKKAKDDLEVSQTNSSVSNQVPIYINMPVMMNPGMIQAPTVIDKHQQTSDVEKTSAKPTPVMIPSTSATMFSQINGGVKPMVQMAGCPLITHMGGNMASGVPMQFQNGTIVTQMGSLGAQSGMQLSNGSLVPQISGNGVQYPTFFMACGTQSQAIQQEQQQLRKQQTVPVNPMILQPTIMMPAGAQGNVICMPSFPVMQPFQTSTLVSVQSPADGKKS; this is encoded by the exons ATGTATGAGATTTCTGAAGTCCGACCAACGAAAGCTACACAAGTCAG gtCCTTAAGTGAAACTGATGTTGTACCAAAGTCAG aacCTAGAATTATTCAGATAGCTGAAAATTGTCTTCGAAACAAGAACACTGAATTTCATCAGGTGATCCAGCAAGATCAG AATATATATGAGACTAAAAAGTATCACAGACTGATTGAGAAACGACGGAGAGACAGAATTAACGAATGTATTTTCCAGTTGAAGGATTTATTGCCTACAGATGTCATTAATTCA ACAACAAGGTCAATGGAAAAAGCAGTTATTTTAGAACTAGTACTACAATATATGAAATCATTAAACAGAAGAAAGACACAAGAAAACAAAGATCTTG AGATATTGAGAGAGCAAGCTTTCATTTGTGGATTTCGAGACTGCACTGAGAAAATGTTCAAATTGATTGATGATAAATTCAATGATCACCAGAAACAAAGGATTAGAAAAGATCTACAGGAACAAATCTCATTTAACATAACAGAATCTTCACTTCAAATTAAG TCTGACAGTCCTCCATCCGTTATATCCCTGAGCTCATTGTCAAACTCGTCAACGCCAGATCTTTTACA GTGTGCGGAAAATTCAGACTCTAGTGGGAGTGGAAGCATGCCATTTATTCAGAATAAAACAATACATAAAGGGGTGAAGAGGAAAATATTGCCTCGCAG GTCCATAAAGGTTCCCATTCAACCAACATCTTCTATTTCTCCTCAATCTTCACCACCAGAAAAGAAAGCTAAAGATGATCTTGAAGTTTCTCAGACAAACAGTAGTGTTTCAAATCAAGTACCTATATATATCAATATGCCAGTCATGATGAATCCAGGAATGATTCAAGCTCCAACTGTAATTGACAAACATCAACAAACTTCTGATGTAGAGAAGACTTCTGCCAAACCTACACCTGTTATGATACCCAGTACCTCAGCTACCATGTTCTCACAAATAAATGGTGGTGTAAAGCCGATGGTACAGATGGCTGGCTGTCCCTTGATCACACACATGGGTGGCAATATGGCAAGCGGTGTACCAATGCAGTTTCAAAATGGGACTATAGTTACCCAAATGGGAAGCCTTGGTGCACAAAGTGGTATGCAGTTATCCAATGGGTCATTGGTTCCTCAAATATCAGGTAACGGTGTCCAATATCCAACTTTTTTTATGGCGTGCGGAACTCAGTCACAGGCAATTCAACAAGAGCAGCAACAATTAAGAAAACAGCAAACTGTACCAGTCAATCCTATGATCTTACAGCCGACTATTATGATGCCTGCTGGTGCGCAGGGAAATGTAATATGCATGCCATCTTTTCCTGTTATGCAACCATTTCAAACTTCTACTCTCGTGTCTGTTCAGTCGCCCGCTGATGGTAAAAAGTCATAA
- the LOC120339859 gene encoding uncharacterized protein LOC120339859 isoform X4, with product MRFLKSDQRKLHKSEPRIIQIAENCLRNKNTEFHQNIYETKKYHRLIEKRRRDRINECIFQLKDLLPTDVINSTTRSMEKAVILELVLQYMKSLNRRKTQENKDLEILREQAFICGFRDCTEKMFKLIDDKFNDHQKQRIRKDLQEQISFNITESSLQIKSDSPPSVISLSSLSNSSTPDLLQCAENSDSSGSGSMPFIQNKTIHKGVKRKILPRRSIKVPIQPTSSISPQSSPPEKKAKDDLEVSQTNSSVSNQVPIYINMPVMMNPGMIQAPTVIDKHQQTSDVEKTSAKPTPVMIPSTSATMFSQINGGVKPMVQMAGCPLITHMGGNMASGVPMQFQNGTIVTQMGSLGAQSGMQLSNGSLVPQISGNGVQYPTFFMACGTQSQAIQQEQQQLRKQQTVPVNPMILQPTIMMPAGAQGNVICMPSFPVMQPFQTSTLVSVQSPADGKKS from the exons ATGAGATTTCTGAAGTCCGACCAACGAAAGCTACACAAGTCAG aacCTAGAATTATTCAGATAGCTGAAAATTGTCTTCGAAACAAGAACACTGAATTTCATCAG AATATATATGAGACTAAAAAGTATCACAGACTGATTGAGAAACGACGGAGAGACAGAATTAACGAATGTATTTTCCAGTTGAAGGATTTATTGCCTACAGATGTCATTAATTCA ACAACAAGGTCAATGGAAAAAGCAGTTATTTTAGAACTAGTACTACAATATATGAAATCATTAAACAGAAGAAAGACACAAGAAAACAAAGATCTTG AGATATTGAGAGAGCAAGCTTTCATTTGTGGATTTCGAGACTGCACTGAGAAAATGTTCAAATTGATTGATGATAAATTCAATGATCACCAGAAACAAAGGATTAGAAAAGATCTACAGGAACAAATCTCATTTAACATAACAGAATCTTCACTTCAAATTAAG TCTGACAGTCCTCCATCCGTTATATCCCTGAGCTCATTGTCAAACTCGTCAACGCCAGATCTTTTACA GTGTGCGGAAAATTCAGACTCTAGTGGGAGTGGAAGCATGCCATTTATTCAGAATAAAACAATACATAAAGGGGTGAAGAGGAAAATATTGCCTCGCAG GTCCATAAAGGTTCCCATTCAACCAACATCTTCTATTTCTCCTCAATCTTCACCACCAGAAAAGAAAGCTAAAGATGATCTTGAAGTTTCTCAGACAAACAGTAGTGTTTCAAATCAAGTACCTATATATATCAATATGCCAGTCATGATGAATCCAGGAATGATTCAAGCTCCAACTGTAATTGACAAACATCAACAAACTTCTGATGTAGAGAAGACTTCTGCCAAACCTACACCTGTTATGATACCCAGTACCTCAGCTACCATGTTCTCACAAATAAATGGTGGTGTAAAGCCGATGGTACAGATGGCTGGCTGTCCCTTGATCACACACATGGGTGGCAATATGGCAAGCGGTGTACCAATGCAGTTTCAAAATGGGACTATAGTTACCCAAATGGGAAGCCTTGGTGCACAAAGTGGTATGCAGTTATCCAATGGGTCATTGGTTCCTCAAATATCAGGTAACGGTGTCCAATATCCAACTTTTTTTATGGCGTGCGGAACTCAGTCACAGGCAATTCAACAAGAGCAGCAACAATTAAGAAAACAGCAAACTGTACCAGTCAATCCTATGATCTTACAGCCGACTATTATGATGCCTGCTGGTGCGCAGGGAAATGTAATATGCATGCCATCTTTTCCTGTTATGCAACCATTTCAAACTTCTACTCTCGTGTCTGTTCAGTCGCCCGCTGATGGTAAAAAGTCATAA